In Devosia sp. 1566, a single genomic region encodes these proteins:
- the chvE gene encoding multiple monosaccharide ABC transporter substrate-binding protein, with translation MKTFASVLAVSAVAMTASSAALAQDKGTIGISMPEQTTLRWISDGAELKAALEEKGYTVDLQYAGDDIPNQLAQIENMLTTGVDALVIAALDGTTLSAVLQQAGESEVEVFAYDRLIRDTGNVDYYTTFDNFQVGVLQANSILKGLGYPGKPGPFNIELFGGSPDDNNAFFFYDGAMSVFQPLIDKGDLVVKSGQTGMQTVGTLRWDGATAQSRMDNLLSSAYSDGTRVDAVLAPNDGLARGIISSLRGVGYGSSDLAWPIISGQDAEAPSVKAIVAGEQYSTVYKDTRELARVTADLVETVVSGDTPEGLDTTTYDNGVKVVPSILLTPYEVDKTNYQELLIDSGYIKAEDVQ, from the coding sequence TTGAAGACCTTCGCCAGTGTTCTGGCGGTGAGCGCCGTGGCAATGACGGCCTCGAGCGCGGCCTTGGCCCAGGACAAGGGCACGATCGGCATTTCGATGCCCGAGCAGACCACGCTGCGCTGGATTTCCGATGGCGCCGAGCTCAAGGCCGCGCTTGAGGAAAAGGGCTATACGGTCGACCTGCAATATGCCGGCGACGATATTCCCAACCAGCTCGCCCAGATCGAAAACATGCTCACCACGGGTGTTGATGCCCTGGTGATCGCCGCGCTCGATGGCACGACGCTGTCGGCCGTGCTGCAGCAGGCGGGCGAGTCCGAAGTGGAAGTGTTCGCCTATGACCGCCTGATCCGCGACACCGGGAATGTGGATTACTACACCACTTTCGACAACTTCCAGGTGGGCGTGCTGCAGGCCAATTCGATCCTCAAGGGCCTCGGCTATCCCGGGAAGCCCGGCCCGTTCAATATCGAGCTGTTCGGCGGCTCGCCCGACGACAACAATGCTTTCTTCTTCTACGACGGCGCGATGAGCGTGTTCCAGCCGCTGATCGACAAGGGGGACCTCGTCGTCAAGTCCGGGCAGACCGGCATGCAGACGGTTGGTACCCTGCGCTGGGATGGTGCCACCGCCCAGTCTCGCATGGATAACTTGCTGTCCAGCGCTTATTCGGACGGCACCCGCGTCGATGCCGTGCTGGCACCCAATGACGGGCTGGCTCGCGGCATCATCTCGTCGCTGCGCGGCGTTGGTTATGGTTCGTCCGACCTCGCCTGGCCGATCATTTCGGGCCAGGACGCCGAGGCTCCGTCGGTCAAGGCGATCGTTGCGGGCGAGCAGTACTCGACCGTTTACAAGGACACCCGTGAATTGGCCCGCGTTACCGCGGACCTCGTGGAAACGGTTGTTTCGGGCGACACGCCTGAAGGCCTCGACACCACCACTTACGACAATGGTGTCAAGGTCGTGCCCTCGATCCTGCTGACGCCATATGAAGTGGACAAGACCAACTACCAGGAACTGCTGATCGACTCGGGCTATATCAAGGCCGAAGACGTCCAGTAA
- the chvE gene encoding multiple monosaccharide ABC transporter substrate-binding protein: MKLAKSLATLLTVSAVALVSSAAVFAQDKGAIGIAMPTQSSLRWISDGNELKAALEAKGYTVNLQYAEDDIPNQLAQVENMVTTGVEALVVASIDGTTLSSVLQQAADSGIPVVAYDRLIRDTGNVDYYTTFDNFQVGVLQANSILKGLGYPENPGPFNIELFGGSPDDNNAFFFYDGAMSVFQPLIDKGDLVVKSGQQGMETVGTLRWDGAVAQARMDNLLSSTYSDGSRVDAVLSPYDGLSRGIISSLRGVGYGSADQPWPIISGQDAEAPSVKAIIAGEQYSTVYKDTRELARVTADLVETVLTGGTPEGLDTTTYENGVKVVPSILLTPYEVDKSNYQELVVDSGYLKAEDLQ; this comes from the coding sequence GTGAAGCTTGCCAAATCTCTTGCAACCTTGTTGACGGTCAGCGCCGTGGCGCTGGTCAGTTCGGCAGCGGTTTTTGCCCAGGACAAGGGTGCCATCGGTATCGCCATGCCAACCCAGTCGTCCTTGCGCTGGATCTCGGACGGCAATGAACTCAAGGCCGCGCTCGAGGCCAAGGGCTATACCGTCAATCTGCAATATGCCGAAGACGACATCCCCAACCAGCTCGCCCAAGTCGAGAACATGGTGACCACCGGGGTCGAGGCGCTGGTTGTCGCGTCGATCGACGGCACGACGCTGTCGAGCGTGCTGCAGCAGGCGGCCGACTCGGGCATCCCGGTCGTTGCCTATGACCGGTTAATCCGCGACACGGGCAATGTGGATTACTACACCACTTTCGACAACTTCCAGGTTGGCGTGCTGCAGGCCAATTCGATCCTCAAGGGTCTCGGCTATCCCGAGAATCCTGGCCCGTTCAATATCGAGCTGTTTGGCGGCTCGCCCGACGACAACAATGCCTTCTTCTTCTATGACGGCGCGATGAGCGTGTTCCAGCCGCTGATCGACAAGGGTGACCTGGTGGTCAAGTCCGGCCAGCAGGGCATGGAAACCGTTGGCACGTTGCGCTGGGACGGTGCGGTGGCGCAGGCTCGCATGGATAATCTGCTGTCGAGCACCTATTCGGATGGCTCGCGCGTCGACGCCGTCCTTTCGCCCTATGATGGCTTGTCGCGCGGCATCATCTCCTCGCTGCGCGGCGTGGGCTATGGCTCGGCCGATCAGCCATGGCCGATCATTTCGGGCCAGGACGCCGAGGCTCCCTCGGTCAAGGCGATCATTGCCGGCGAGCAGTATTCTACTGTCTACAAGGACACCCGTGAGCTGGCGCGCGTGACTGCGGACCTGGTGGAAACCGTGCTGACTGGCGGCACGCCCGAAGGTCTCGACACCACGACCTATGAAAATGGCGTCAAGGTCGTGCCCTCGATCCTGCTCACCCCCTATGAAGTCGACAAGTCCAACTACCAGGAACTGGTGGTGGATTCCGGCTACCTCAAGGCTGAAGATCTCCAGTAA
- the mmsA gene encoding multiple monosaccharide ABC transporter ATP-binding protein produces MTKTILEMRGITKTFPGVKALQDVNLDVREAEIHAIVGENGAGKSTLMKVLSGVYPAGSYEGEIIYQDKPVAFKTIRDSEHVGIVIIHQELALVPLLSIAENIFLGNEQAKAGVIDWDETRNGARKLLSMVGLKEDPDTLVTHIGVGKQQLVEIAKALSKEVKLLILDEPTASLSEKDSAALLDLLLEFKAQGITSIIISHKLNEIARVADRVTVIRDGRTIETMDRADMSEDRIIASMVGRSLEDRYPKREPKIGEVLLEVKNWSVYHPLHSERQVIKGVNLNVRKGEVVGIAGLMGAGRTEFAMSLFGKTYGRNISGEVFMHGKKVDTSTVRRAVDAGIAYATEDRKTYGLNLIDHIKHNTTLANLPGISHGGVIDDMAEMKVANDYRKMTNIRSSSVYQIVGNLSGGNQQKVVLSKWLFANPDLLILDEPTRGIDVGAKYEIYTIINKLADEGKGILVISSEMPELLGICDRIYVMNEGRIVGELAGSEASQERIMRSIVRAEGKIA; encoded by the coding sequence ATGACCAAGACCATTCTGGAAATGCGCGGCATCACCAAGACCTTTCCGGGGGTCAAGGCGCTGCAGGATGTGAACCTGGATGTGCGCGAAGCCGAGATCCACGCCATTGTGGGGGAAAACGGCGCGGGCAAATCCACCCTGATGAAGGTGCTGAGCGGGGTTTATCCTGCCGGCAGCTACGAAGGGGAGATCATTTATCAAGACAAACCGGTTGCCTTCAAAACCATCCGCGACAGCGAACATGTGGGTATTGTCATCATCCATCAGGAGCTGGCGCTGGTGCCGTTGCTCTCGATTGCCGAAAACATCTTTCTGGGCAATGAGCAGGCAAAAGCGGGGGTGATCGACTGGGATGAGACGCGCAATGGCGCGCGCAAGCTGTTGTCCATGGTCGGGCTCAAGGAAGATCCCGATACGTTGGTCACCCATATCGGGGTGGGCAAGCAGCAGCTGGTGGAAATTGCCAAGGCGCTGTCCAAAGAAGTCAAACTGCTGATCCTTGATGAACCCACGGCGAGCCTGTCCGAGAAGGACAGCGCGGCACTGCTTGATCTTCTACTGGAGTTCAAGGCGCAGGGGATTACTTCGATCATCATCTCGCACAAGCTCAACGAGATCGCCCGTGTCGCCGACCGGGTCACGGTGATCCGGGATGGGCGCACCATCGAGACGATGGACCGCGCCGATATGTCGGAAGACCGGATCATCGCGTCCATGGTGGGCCGCTCGCTCGAGGATCGTTATCCCAAGCGCGAACCGAAGATCGGTGAGGTGCTGCTCGAGGTCAAGAATTGGTCGGTTTACCACCCGCTCCACAGCGAGCGGCAGGTGATCAAGGGGGTCAACCTCAATGTGCGCAAGGGCGAAGTGGTGGGCATTGCCGGGCTGATGGGGGCCGGGCGGACCGAATTCGCCATGAGCCTTTTTGGCAAGACCTATGGGCGCAACATTTCGGGCGAAGTGTTCATGCATGGCAAGAAGGTGGATACCTCCACCGTCCGCCGGGCAGTGGATGCCGGGATTGCCTATGCCACCGAGGATCGCAAGACCTATGGGCTGAACCTAATCGACCACATCAAGCACAATACGACGCTGGCCAATTTGCCGGGCATCTCGCATGGCGGGGTGATCGACGACATGGCCGAGATGAAGGTCGCCAACGATTATCGCAAGATGACCAATATCCGCTCCTCGAGCGTGTATCAGATCGTGGGCAATCTTTCAGGCGGCAACCAGCAGAAGGTCGTGCTCAGCAAGTGGCTGTTCGCCAACCCTGACCTGCTGATCCTCGACGAGCCCACCCGCGGCATCGATGTTGGCGCCAAGTATGAAATCTACACGATCATCAACAAGCTGGCTGACGAGGGGAAGGGCATTCTGGTCATCTCCTCGGAAATGCCCGAGCTGCTGGGGATCTGTGACCGCATCTATGTGATGAATGAAGGCCGCATCGTTGGCGAGCTCGCCGGGAGCGAGGCAAGCCAGGAACGAATCATGCGCTCTATCGTGCGTGCAGAAGGAAAAATCGCATGA
- a CDS encoding FadR/GntR family transcriptional regulator: MSIATDGTSPEGGSAASVVADHLARQILTEMIPGTSLPSEAELALRYQVSRLTIRESVKLLEGRGLLEIAKGRRAVVREPDGAAFTDFLTSVLRYDPKGLFDLMEVRMSLEVQSATLAAKRASRAGAAAIEHALQGMRDAAGESETAAETHEVCFNDHDLAFHEAVALASGNRVLGYLFEGMAPALREGFTVSQRGHQRRGHTVWNTIADHERIFECIKSGNGRAAGEAMRLHLKDTERDMRAALTMALPQTPRL, from the coding sequence TTGAGCATCGCAACGGATGGGACCTCCCCTGAGGGGGGCAGCGCCGCCAGTGTCGTGGCCGATCACCTCGCACGCCAGATCCTGACCGAGATGATCCCGGGCACAAGCCTGCCCAGCGAAGCCGAACTCGCATTGCGCTACCAGGTGAGCCGCTTGACCATTCGCGAGTCAGTCAAGCTGCTCGAAGGCCGGGGTCTGCTCGAGATCGCCAAGGGCCGCCGCGCCGTTGTGCGCGAGCCGGACGGCGCCGCCTTCACCGATTTCCTCACCTCGGTGTTGCGCTACGATCCCAAGGGCCTGTTTGACCTCATGGAAGTGCGCATGTCCCTTGAGGTGCAATCAGCAACCCTGGCGGCCAAGCGCGCTTCCCGGGCCGGCGCCGCGGCCATCGAGCACGCCCTGCAAGGAATGCGCGACGCGGCGGGGGAGTCGGAAACCGCAGCGGAGACCCACGAGGTCTGCTTCAACGACCATGACCTGGCCTTCCACGAAGCCGTTGCGCTGGCCAGCGGCAATCGCGTGCTCGGCTATCTGTTCGAGGGCATGGCCCCGGCATTGCGCGAAGGCTTCACCGTCAGCCAGCGCGGCCATCAACGGCGCGGCCACACCGTTTGGAACACCATTGCCGACCATGAGCGTATCTTTGAATGCATCAAGTCAGGCAATGGCCGCGCCGCGGGGGAGGCCATGCGCCTGCACCTCAAGGACACCGAGCGCGACATGCGTGCGGCTCTGACAATGGCCCTGCCACAAACTCCACGTTTGTAA
- a CDS encoding efflux RND transporter permease subunit — protein MPMSIAAKNQRGGTLAGLFVRRPVMAMVINALIVVAGLAALLGAEVRELPSVEQPVLSISTRFEGAAAETVDREVTAVVEGAVARVQGVTAISSSSSTNTSRVTLEFTDGTNLDVATSDVRDALSRVTRSLPDGVDDPTIFKADSDAQAVIQLAVTSDIVPVGELSQLVEDVISERLAAVNGVAEVQVYGTRETAFEIDVDPVKLASLGLTVADIRNAVSTIAFDTPAGSINGPNQNISVRALSEVTQPEDFENIIISGKTTLGDVATVVFDAAASTSSLRSDGKPGIGLGIVRQAQSNTIEISEGVHAAVEVLNQTLPEGVNVKISSDDAVFIEGALHEVQIALIVSLLVVVAIIYLFLLDWRATIVPALSMPIALLGAVAGIYLAGFSLNIITLLALVLATGLVVDDAIVVLENIVRRKAMGAGPRAAAVLGTQEVFFAVVATTLTLAAVFIPLSFLAGQTGRLFREFGFTLAIAVLLSSVVALSLGPMIASRLLKAELHTDQPRKGLIGGIGRFFARLYSRTLKLALANPFVVVLVALLFAASSYYVYGNLRQEITPPEDRSQISLRVQAPSTASLDYVRSQMTTIESMLQPFVDNGEIRSIFVLSGWGNGGSLTLSLAPWGERERSQAEIAADINALMAQVPGVRASVGQGNSLGIRGGGSGLQFAVVGSNYDVLADTAETISDRLEEDGRFGRVTVNFDTTQPQLTLSVNRERADALGIDINGLATTMQAMIDGTDVGTVFIEDTSYTVRMLSTSNPVNDPRDLETLFVKTGQGRYVPMSTIATITESAVPPTLRREQQRRAVTVTASLEDGGLALGDAYTRLLEIARPIMPEGTAILPLAEAKTLGEANNGLFLTFGFALVIILLVLAAQFESLWSAIIVMTTVPFGVAAALYALLVTGGSLNIFSQIGLVLVVGIMAKNGILIVEFANQLRDEGRSVGEAIEEASNIRLRPVMMTMIATIIGGLPLVLASGAGAEARTALGWVMVGGLSFAAISTLYLTPVAYLLLARFSKPKAEQEARLERELDAANAPAASVPAE, from the coding sequence ATGCCCATGTCGATTGCAGCAAAAAACCAGCGCGGCGGCACCCTCGCCGGCCTCTTTGTGCGCCGCCCGGTCATGGCGATGGTGATCAATGCCCTCATCGTCGTGGCCGGCCTTGCCGCGCTGCTAGGCGCCGAAGTGCGCGAACTGCCCAGCGTCGAGCAGCCCGTCCTGTCCATCTCCACCCGCTTCGAAGGCGCCGCCGCCGAAACGGTGGATCGCGAGGTGACCGCGGTTGTAGAAGGCGCCGTGGCGCGCGTTCAGGGCGTCACCGCCATTTCCTCGAGTTCCTCCACCAATACCAGCCGCGTTACCCTGGAATTTACCGACGGCACCAATCTCGATGTCGCGACCTCCGATGTTCGCGATGCCCTGAGCCGCGTCACGCGCTCCCTGCCCGACGGGGTAGATGACCCCACCATCTTCAAGGCAGACTCCGATGCCCAGGCCGTTATCCAGCTTGCGGTCACGTCCGATATCGTCCCGGTAGGCGAGCTCAGCCAGTTGGTCGAGGACGTGATTTCCGAGCGCCTCGCTGCCGTCAACGGCGTGGCCGAAGTGCAGGTCTATGGCACGCGCGAAACCGCGTTCGAGATTGATGTCGATCCCGTCAAGCTCGCCAGCCTTGGGCTCACCGTCGCCGATATCCGCAACGCCGTTTCCACCATTGCCTTCGATACGCCCGCCGGCTCGATAAACGGCCCCAACCAGAATATTTCCGTGCGCGCCCTCTCCGAAGTCACCCAGCCGGAGGACTTCGAGAACATCATCATCTCGGGCAAGACGACGCTGGGCGATGTCGCGACTGTCGTCTTCGACGCCGCCGCCAGCACTTCGTCGCTCCGCTCCGATGGCAAGCCCGGCATTGGCCTCGGCATCGTGCGCCAGGCCCAGTCCAACACCATCGAGATTTCGGAAGGCGTTCATGCCGCCGTCGAGGTGCTCAACCAGACCCTGCCCGAAGGCGTCAACGTCAAGATTTCCAGCGACGATGCGGTCTTCATCGAAGGCGCGTTGCATGAGGTGCAGATTGCCCTCATCGTCTCCCTACTGGTGGTCGTCGCCATCATCTATCTGTTCCTGCTCGATTGGCGCGCCACCATCGTGCCGGCCCTCTCCATGCCCATCGCCCTTCTGGGCGCCGTCGCGGGCATTTACCTCGCCGGCTTCTCGCTCAACATCATCACGCTCCTCGCCCTTGTGCTCGCCACCGGGCTGGTGGTCGACGATGCCATCGTCGTGCTGGAAAATATCGTGCGCCGCAAAGCCATGGGCGCCGGACCGCGCGCTGCCGCAGTCCTGGGTACCCAGGAAGTGTTCTTTGCGGTGGTCGCCACCACCCTCACCCTCGCCGCCGTGTTCATCCCGCTCTCCTTCCTTGCGGGTCAAACGGGGCGCCTGTTCCGCGAATTCGGCTTCACTCTCGCGATTGCCGTGTTGCTGTCTTCGGTAGTGGCACTGTCGCTTGGCCCCATGATCGCCTCGCGCCTGCTCAAGGCCGAGCTGCATACCGATCAACCCCGCAAGGGTCTGATCGGGGGCATCGGGCGCTTCTTTGCCCGTCTTTATAGCCGCACCCTCAAGCTCGCCCTTGCCAACCCCTTTGTGGTGGTGCTCGTCGCGCTGCTCTTTGCCGCCTCGTCCTATTACGTCTATGGTAATCTGCGTCAGGAGATCACCCCGCCCGAGGACCGCTCGCAGATTTCCCTGCGCGTGCAGGCCCCCAGCACCGCTAGCCTCGATTATGTGCGCAGCCAGATGACGACCATCGAGTCCATGCTGCAGCCCTTTGTCGACAATGGCGAAATCCGCTCGATCTTTGTGCTCTCCGGCTGGGGCAATGGCGGCTCGCTCACTCTTTCCCTTGCCCCCTGGGGTGAACGGGAACGTAGCCAGGCCGAGATCGCGGCCGACATCAATGCCCTGATGGCCCAGGTTCCCGGCGTGCGCGCTTCGGTCGGTCAGGGCAACAGCCTTGGCATCCGCGGCGGCGGCTCGGGCCTGCAATTTGCCGTGGTCGGCTCCAACTATGATGTGCTGGCCGACACGGCCGAAACCATCAGCGACAGGCTCGAGGAAGACGGGCGCTTCGGTCGCGTTACCGTCAATTTCGATACGACCCAGCCCCAGCTCACCTTGTCGGTCAACCGTGAACGGGCTGACGCGCTCGGCATCGATATCAACGGCCTTGCCACCACCATGCAGGCCATGATCGACGGCACCGATGTGGGCACAGTCTTCATTGAGGACACCAGCTACACCGTGCGGATGCTCTCCACCAGCAATCCGGTCAATGACCCGCGCGACCTCGAAACCCTCTTCGTCAAGACCGGCCAGGGCCGCTATGTGCCCATGTCGACCATCGCCACCATCACCGAGTCTGCCGTGCCGCCGACCTTGCGGCGCGAGCAGCAGCGGCGCGCCGTGACGGTCACCGCCAGCCTTGAAGATGGCGGCCTGGCGCTCGGCGACGCCTACACCCGGCTGCTTGAAATTGCTCGCCCGATCATGCCCGAGGGCACCGCCATTCTGCCGCTGGCTGAAGCCAAGACGCTGGGTGAAGCCAATAACGGCCTGTTCCTCACTTTCGGCTTTGCGCTTGTCATCATCCTTCTGGTGCTGGCGGCGCAGTTCGAAAGCTTGTGGAGCGCCATCATCGTGATGACCACCGTGCCCTTCGGCGTTGCGGCGGCGCTTTATGCGCTGCTGGTCACGGGAGGCAGCCTCAACATCTTCAGCCAGATCGGGCTCGTCCTCGTGGTCGGCATCATGGCCAAGAACGGCATTCTGATTGTTGAATTTGCCAATCAGTTGCGCGACGAAGGCCGCTCGGTGGGCGAAGCGATCGAGGAAGCCTCCAATATTCGGCTGCGCCCGGTGATGATGACCATGATCGCCACCATCATCGGCGGCCTGCCATTGGTGCTGGCCAGCGGCGCGGGCGCCGAAGCGCGGACGGCGCTTGGCTGGGTGATGGTGGGCGGCCTCAGCTTCGCCGCCATCTCGACGCTCTACCTGACGCCGGTGGCCTATTTGCTGCTCGCCCGCTTCAGCAAGCCCAAGGCCGAACAGGAAGCGCGCCTCGAGCGCGAACTCGACGCCGCCAACGCCCCGGCCGCATCGGTCCCGGCAGAGTAA
- the mmsB gene encoding multiple monosaccharide ABC transporter permease, whose product MTTETVPQVPSTTSSARSVLQANLRDYGLVVALLAIMVFFQITTNGTMFRPLNLTNVILQNSYIVIMSLGMLLVIVAGHIDLSVGSVSGFVGGLAAIMMVRWGIPPLATMVLCLAVGAAIGAAQGYWIAYLKIPSFIVTLAGMLVFKGLVLALLGGASVGPFPVEFQLLSAGFVPDIIGPITIPQGDGPPLVLHTTTLVIGILVTLAYVFTSLRSRKRRQEHGYEAEPFAVFAVKTAVLGALILFFSYLLASYRGLPNVLIVMSILIAIFVFVTKRTTLGRRIYALGGNSKAAQLSGIKTERLTFYVFVIMGMLAALAGLIFAARLNTATPKAGQGFELDVIAAVFIGGASALGGVGQVAGAVIGAFIMGVMNNGMSIMGVNIDWQQVIKGLVLLGAVVFDVYNKNKA is encoded by the coding sequence ATGACCACCGAAACCGTACCGCAGGTACCGAGCACCACTTCTTCGGCGCGCTCCGTACTCCAGGCCAATCTTCGCGACTACGGGCTGGTCGTCGCGTTGCTGGCCATCATGGTGTTCTTCCAGATCACCACCAATGGCACGATGTTCCGGCCATTGAACCTGACCAATGTGATCCTGCAGAACTCCTATATCGTGATCATGTCGCTGGGCATGCTGCTGGTGATCGTCGCTGGCCATATCGATCTGTCGGTGGGCTCGGTCTCAGGCTTTGTCGGCGGTCTCGCCGCGATCATGATGGTGCGCTGGGGCATTCCGCCACTCGCCACCATGGTGCTGTGCCTGGCGGTTGGTGCTGCCATCGGCGCCGCACAGGGCTATTGGATCGCTTATCTCAAGATCCCGTCCTTTATCGTGACGCTGGCGGGCATGCTGGTGTTCAAGGGCCTGGTGCTGGCGCTGCTGGGCGGGGCTTCGGTGGGCCCGTTCCCGGTGGAATTCCAGCTGCTGAGCGCCGGTTTTGTGCCCGATATCATCGGTCCCATCACCATTCCGCAGGGCGATGGCCCGCCGCTGGTGCTGCACACCACGACGCTGGTGATCGGCATCCTCGTGACGCTGGCCTATGTGTTCACCAGCCTGCGCAGCCGCAAGCGCCGGCAGGAGCATGGCTATGAAGCCGAGCCTTTTGCCGTATTCGCGGTCAAGACCGCGGTGCTGGGTGCGCTGATCCTGTTCTTCTCATACCTGCTGGCGTCCTATCGCGGCCTGCCCAATGTGCTGATCGTAATGTCGATCCTGATCGCGATCTTTGTGTTCGTGACCAAGCGCACGACGCTGGGCCGGCGCATCTATGCGCTGGGCGGCAACAGCAAGGCGGCGCAGCTTTCGGGCATCAAGACCGAGCGGCTGACCTTTTATGTGTTCGTGATCATGGGCATGCTGGCGGCTCTTGCCGGGCTGATCTTTGCGGCGCGCCTCAATACCGCGACCCCCAAGGCAGGGCAGGGCTTCGAGCTCGACGTGATCGCGGCCGTGTTCATCGGCGGTGCCTCGGCCCTGGGTGGCGTGGGGCAGGTGGCAGGGGCCGTGATCGGCGCCTTCATTATGGGCGTGATGAACAATGGCATGTCGATCATGGGCGTCAATATCGACTGGCAGCAGGTGATCAAGGGCCTGGTGCTGTTGGGCGCCGTGGTGTTCGACGTTTACAACAAGAACAAAGCTTAA